One part of the Paraglaciecola sp. L3A3 genome encodes these proteins:
- the dapB gene encoding 4-hydroxy-tetrahydrodipicolinate reductase: MSNIAIFGANGRMGRVLIEAIEQSPENKLTAASVRVSSSLLGADVGELAGIGKIGLTVCSDFSEHLTNIDVLIDFTLPAALKDNLALCIRHNKPIVIGTTGLTAEQKEWLNEAAKLIPVVFAANYSVGVNLMLNLVRQAAAVMADTADIEILEAHHRFKKDAPSGTAVAIGEAIATEIGRDLSTCAVYGREGDTGERDHNTIGFATVRAGDVVGEHTALFADIGERLEITHKASSRLTFAKGAVKAANWLIGKPAGLYDMEDVLGFK; this comes from the coding sequence ATGAGTAATATTGCAATTTTTGGTGCCAACGGGCGCATGGGTCGAGTATTAATTGAAGCGATTGAACAAAGCCCTGAAAACAAATTAACGGCAGCCTCGGTAAGAGTAAGTTCTTCGTTATTAGGTGCCGATGTGGGGGAACTGGCTGGTATTGGTAAAATAGGCCTGACAGTGTGTAGTGATTTTTCAGAACATCTTACTAATATTGATGTGTTGATTGATTTTACCTTACCTGCCGCGCTAAAAGACAACTTGGCCTTATGTATCAGGCACAATAAACCTATTGTGATTGGCACCACCGGTTTAACAGCAGAACAAAAAGAATGGTTAAATGAGGCAGCCAAACTCATACCTGTCGTCTTTGCGGCTAACTATAGTGTGGGGGTGAACCTAATGCTTAACTTAGTTCGCCAAGCAGCTGCTGTTATGGCCGATACCGCCGATATAGAAATTTTAGAAGCTCACCATAGATTTAAAAAGGATGCGCCTTCAGGAACCGCGGTAGCCATAGGCGAAGCGATAGCTACCGAGATTGGACGTGATTTATCTACTTGTGCTGTTTATGGTCGCGAAGGCGATACCGGTGAAAGAGACCATAATACTATTGGTTTTGCCACAGTTAGGGCAGGAGATGTAGTCGGGGAACATACTGCATTATTCGCTGATATTGGCGAACGGTTAGAAATTACCCATAAGGCATCGAGTCGATTAACCTTTGCAAAAGGTGCGGTTAAGGCTGCTAACTGGTTAATAGGTAAACCTGCAGGCTTATACGACATGGAGGATGTGTTAGGTTTTAAATAG
- the carA gene encoding glutamine-hydrolyzing carbamoyl-phosphate synthase small subunit, which translates to MANTALLVLEDGSIFRGTAIGASGKSVGEVVFNTSMTGYQEILTDPSYAQQIVTLTYPHIGNTGVNQEDCESNKIWAKGLVIRDLPLIVSNFRSEKNLSEYLQENNILAIANIDTRRLTRILRDKGAQNGCIITCNTADEIVQNEAEALKAAKEFAGLKGMDLAKDVTCDAAYDWTGGSWELGTGYRSSADNSPENMPFHVVAYDFGAKHNILRMLVDRGCRLTVVPAKTSAAEVLALKPDGVFLSNGPGDPEPCDYAIAAIKQILETDIPIFGICLGHQLLALASGANTIKMKFGHHGANHPVKDIKGNRVMITSQNHGFAVDESSLPANLEVTHISLFDKSLQGIHRTDKPAFSFQGHPEASPGPHDAAPLFDHFIDLMKAAN; encoded by the coding sequence TTGGCTAATACTGCCCTTTTAGTACTTGAAGATGGCTCTATCTTTAGAGGTACTGCGATTGGTGCTTCTGGTAAATCTGTTGGTGAAGTAGTGTTTAATACTTCAATGACAGGCTATCAAGAAATCTTGACTGACCCATCTTATGCACAGCAAATCGTTACGCTAACTTATCCTCACATTGGCAACACCGGTGTTAACCAAGAAGATTGTGAATCAAACAAAATATGGGCTAAAGGATTAGTTATTCGAGATTTACCTTTGATTGTGAGTAATTTCCGTAGTGAGAAAAATCTTTCTGAGTACTTGCAAGAAAATAACATCCTAGCCATTGCTAATATTGATACTCGTCGTTTAACCCGTATTTTACGAGATAAAGGCGCGCAGAATGGTTGTATTATTACTTGTAATACAGCCGACGAGATTGTCCAAAATGAAGCTGAAGCATTAAAGGCTGCCAAAGAGTTTGCCGGTCTTAAAGGTATGGACCTAGCGAAAGACGTCACTTGTGATGCAGCCTACGATTGGACTGGTGGAAGCTGGGAATTAGGTACTGGATACCGCTCTTCAGCAGATAATTCACCAGAAAATATGCCTTTTCATGTCGTTGCTTATGATTTTGGTGCGAAACACAATATTCTACGTATGTTAGTGGACCGTGGTTGTCGATTAACTGTTGTGCCTGCTAAAACCTCTGCTGCTGAAGTACTGGCATTAAAGCCTGATGGTGTGTTTTTATCCAATGGTCCTGGAGATCCTGAACCATGTGATTACGCTATCGCAGCGATTAAACAAATTTTAGAAACTGATATTCCTATTTTTGGCATTTGTCTTGGCCATCAACTATTGGCTCTGGCCAGTGGTGCCAACACTATAAAAATGAAGTTTGGTCATCATGGTGCTAATCATCCAGTGAAAGATATCAAAGGTAATCGTGTAATGATTACTAGTCAAAACCATGGTTTTGCGGTTGATGAAAGTTCTCTGCCTGCTAATTTAGAAGTGACTCATATTTCTTTGTTCGATAAATCGTTACAGGGAATTCATCGTACAGACAAGCCTGCATTTAGTTTTCAAGGTCACCCAGAAGCTAGCCCAGGGCCACATGATGCTGCGCCATTGTTCGATCACTTTATTGATTTGATGAAAGCGGCTAACTAA
- a CDS encoding PH domain-containing protein — translation MDNKTPANELINNSTNKDTVAEEQISLHKWQRLSPIAILYFAASSVKQIFSNALYLIPVLAINYKSILQNPLIWLPAVAVVLGILLLFAILNYKVYRFRLSASNIEIRSGVINKKHLNLPFERVQNVKLEQPVYFRLTGHVCLQLDTAGSAKNEAKLIALDIAFAEQLKTHILDYAQNVDPTVNLSDKVEGKANSQSTAEICINSRSLSDLIIHGITSNRIWIFLGALAPFYDKIIRSVSESLENIGIDLSTLFNLQTHSIIEVTLYALSITILIMLLLVSLSVIGSIISFYGYTLNKIDDRYIRRSGLLTKHEVSMRLSRLQMIVQKQDWLDVLLKRINLTFEQNNSIQTNNVNSATNNKIIVPSIKPNECQELIDDVYPANNLAALIKQQKFCPISRRFIFRNIAFICLPIWLLVCVFVLVNNNWPLAAIITIVFLMVCGLVFLRWKRWGIATDENYVYIRKGLLGVDYFCFPLFKIQQTQFMQSLLMKKRKLASIKFVLASGALKIPLIEESFAYRLINECLFKVESSKKSWM, via the coding sequence ATGGATAATAAAACGCCAGCTAATGAGTTAATCAATAACTCAACAAATAAAGATACAGTTGCCGAAGAACAAATTTCATTACATAAATGGCAACGTTTATCACCTATCGCAATTCTATATTTCGCCGCCAGCAGTGTTAAACAAATATTTAGTAATGCACTTTATCTGATCCCTGTGTTAGCCATTAATTATAAAAGTATTTTGCAAAACCCTTTAATTTGGTTACCTGCTGTGGCTGTCGTTTTAGGGATATTGTTGTTATTCGCGATATTAAATTACAAGGTATATAGATTTAGATTATCGGCTAGTAATATTGAAATACGCTCTGGGGTGATAAATAAGAAACATCTCAACCTGCCCTTCGAACGTGTACAAAATGTCAAGCTTGAACAACCCGTCTATTTTCGTTTAACGGGCCATGTGTGTTTACAATTAGATACCGCTGGCTCAGCAAAAAATGAAGCCAAACTTATTGCTCTTGATATCGCGTTTGCTGAGCAACTAAAAACTCATATTCTAGATTACGCACAAAATGTAGATCCAACAGTAAATTTATCCGATAAGGTGGAGGGGAAAGCCAACTCTCAATCAACAGCCGAAATATGTATAAATAGTAGAAGTTTGTCAGATCTAATTATTCATGGCATCACCAGCAATCGAATTTGGATCTTTTTAGGCGCCTTAGCTCCTTTTTACGATAAGATCATACGCTCTGTAAGTGAGAGCTTAGAGAATATAGGCATTGATTTAAGCACACTTTTTAACTTGCAAACCCACTCTATAATAGAAGTGACGCTTTATGCGTTGAGTATTACTATATTAATTATGTTACTTCTGGTCAGCCTTTCCGTTATAGGCTCAATTATCAGTTTTTACGGCTACACCTTAAATAAAATAGACGACCGATATATTAGACGCAGCGGCCTACTGACTAAACACGAAGTCAGTATGCGTTTGAGCCGTTTACAAATGATTGTACAAAAGCAAGACTGGTTAGATGTCCTGTTGAAACGAATTAATTTAACCTTTGAACAAAATAACTCTATTCAAACAAATAATGTAAATTCAGCCACAAACAACAAAATTATAGTGCCCTCTATTAAACCCAATGAGTGCCAAGAGTTAATTGATGATGTTTATCCTGCAAACAATCTAGCCGCACTTATAAAACAGCAAAAATTTTGTCCAATTAGTCGACGTTTTATATTTAGAAATATAGCTTTTATTTGTTTGCCCATTTGGCTATTAGTCTGTGTATTTGTTTTAGTTAATAATAATTGGCCACTGGCTGCCATTATTACAATCGTCTTTCTGATGGTGTGTGGTTTAGTTTTTTTACGTTGGAAACGCTGGGGCATAGCGACAGATGAAAACTATGTTTATATTCGTAAAGGTTTATTAGGTGTCGATTATTTCTGTTTCCCATTATTTAAAATCCAACAAACACAATTTATGCAAAGTCTATTGATGAAAAAAAGAAAATTAGCTTCAATCAAGTTTGTTTTGGCTTCTGGTGCATTAAAAATTCCTTTAATAGAAGAATCATTCGCCTATAGATTAATAAATGAGTGTCTATTTAAGGTTGAATCAAGTAAAAAGTCTTGGATGTGA
- a CDS encoding PH domain-containing protein, with translation MIKEDFSNQTINCDLIPQIEVLEQTCLSDKYVRINLAIHAVVICTILIIGCCLYIQPYIDLPEGLLTALPYITLGVLVLGVLLGYYNYQADLHKRYALRELDLHYSSGLFFRKTVSQPITRIQHIELKRGPIERKTDLASLQVFSAGGAMHTFEIPGLPLTTAQQLRQFILEHKDVAKNG, from the coding sequence ATGATAAAAGAAGATTTTAGCAACCAAACAATCAATTGTGATCTTATCCCGCAAATAGAGGTATTAGAGCAAACATGTCTTTCTGACAAATACGTACGTATCAACTTAGCTATTCACGCTGTCGTAATATGCACAATTTTAATTATTGGCTGTTGTTTGTATATACAACCATATATTGATTTACCTGAAGGTTTGCTCACAGCATTACCCTATATTACATTAGGGGTATTGGTTTTAGGCGTTTTATTAGGTTATTACAACTACCAAGCTGATTTACACAAACGTTATGCATTAAGAGAATTAGATTTACATTATTCAAGTGGTTTGTTTTTTAGAAAAACAGTGAGTCAGCCTATAACTCGAATTCAACACATTGAACTAAAACGTGGCCCCATAGAACGCAAAACAGATTTAGCCAGTTTACAGGTATTTAGCGCAGGAGGTGCAATGCACACCTTTGAAATACCAGGTTTACCTTTGACAACAGCCCAACAACTACGTCAATTTATTTTAGAGCACAAAGACGTCGCTAAAAATGGATAA